A window of Burkholderiales bacterium contains these coding sequences:
- a CDS encoding paraquat-inducible protein A, whose protein sequence is MSATGASAYRLGLMACHTCGKLARPAPGAHEGWCPRCGASMHFRKPNSITRTWALLIASVILYIPANVLPVMESSSILGSQTDTIMSGVVYLWVSGSWPLAIVVFVASVVVPLAKIIALAFLNTSVQMRSTWQPVQRTRLYRVVELVGRWSMLDIYVIALLVALVQLKAVATINAGPAALAFAAVVVLTMVAAMSFDPRLIWDPLENNDGRAHA, encoded by the coding sequence ATGAGCGCGACCGGCGCGAGCGCGTACCGGCTCGGCCTCATGGCCTGCCACACCTGCGGCAAGCTCGCGCGGCCCGCGCCGGGCGCTCACGAAGGCTGGTGCCCGCGCTGCGGCGCGTCGATGCACTTCCGCAAGCCGAACAGCATCACGCGCACCTGGGCGCTGCTGATCGCGTCGGTCATCCTCTACATCCCGGCGAACGTGCTGCCGGTGATGGAGTCGAGCTCGATCCTCGGCTCGCAGACCGACACGATCATGAGCGGCGTCGTCTATCTCTGGGTGTCGGGCTCGTGGCCGCTCGCGATCGTGGTGTTCGTCGCGAGCGTGGTGGTGCCGCTCGCCAAGATCATCGCGCTCGCGTTCCTCAACACCTCGGTGCAGATGCGATCGACGTGGCAGCCGGTGCAGCGCACCAGGCTGTACCGCGTCGTCGAGCTCGTCGGCCGCTGGTCGATGCTCGACATCTACGTGATCGCGCTGCTCGTGGCGCTGGTGCAGCTCAAGGCCGTGGCCACCATCAACGCGGGCCCCGCGGCGCTCGCGTTCGCGGCGGTGGTCGTGCTGACGATGGTCGCGGCCATGAGCTTCGACCCGCGCCTCATCTGGGACCCTCTGGAGAACAACGATGGCCGAGCACACGCCTGA
- a CDS encoding glycine zipper domain-containing protein has protein sequence MTRTRCFALAALLTATCASAQQPIVYPAKGQSAAQLNRDEGECHGWAKRSTGIDPAAASQPVYQETGPATGGGERVRGAARGALGGAAIGAIAGDAGRGAGIGAVAGTMMGGREARRNQAARNEQAVAQQQQTVNTYYRAYAACMEGRGYTIK, from the coding sequence ATGACGCGCACGAGGTGCTTTGCGCTGGCGGCGCTGTTGACGGCGACGTGCGCAAGCGCGCAGCAACCCATCGTCTACCCCGCGAAAGGCCAGAGCGCCGCGCAGCTGAACCGCGACGAAGGCGAATGCCACGGCTGGGCGAAGCGCTCCACCGGCATCGATCCGGCGGCGGCGTCGCAGCCGGTCTATCAGGAAACCGGGCCGGCGACGGGCGGCGGCGAGCGCGTGCGCGGCGCGGCCCGCGGCGCGCTGGGGGGTGCTGCGATCGGCGCGATCGCGGGTGACGCAGGGCGCGGCGCCGGCATCGGCGCGGTCGCCGGCACGATGATGGGCGGTCGCGAAGCGCGCCGCAACCAGGCCGCCCGCAACGAGCAGGCGGTCGCGCAACAGCAGCAGACCGTCAACACCTATTACCGCGCCTACGCCGCCTGCATGGAAGGCCGCGGCTACACGATCAAGTAA
- a CDS encoding MlaD family protein, producing MAEHTPESDNLDRVATAREQPKSRWSFQIVWLIPIVSALIGGWLAVKAIMERGPTITVTFQNAEGLEAGKTKVKYKDVEIGMVKAVTLDKDLKRVVATAELVKDFSPHLVEDTRFWVVRPRISGGTVSGLSTLLSGSYIGVDTGKSNKHRASFAGLETPPIVTIDTPGREFTLRSHNLASIDSGSPVFFRKLQAGQVTSYQLDKDGKGVTLKVFVNEPFVQFVTTNTRFFNASGVDLKLDASGIEVQMQSVVSLLLGGIAFETPDDNGRVVTAATTETPFRLYPNRAEALKNPDTDLAKFVLVFSESVRGLAPGAPVDFRGVVVGEVVAIRADIDPKTGQIIIPVDVNIYAERMRLRSRIAAKAPEARQAFIDRLVDKGLRAQLRTGSLLTGQLYVALDFFPQAKKAPMNWAATPTVLPTTPGARQELQQAIASVAAKIDRLPLDEIARDARTMMGSADKLIRRVDTEVTPDLRQTLQSGTRLLQRVDVEVVPEAGQMIVDARKALVSADRMLASESPIQQDARSTMREVQKAAHAFRMLADYLERNPSALLMGKKEDTP from the coding sequence ATGGCCGAGCACACGCCTGAGTCCGACAACCTCGACCGCGTCGCGACGGCGCGCGAGCAGCCGAAATCGCGCTGGTCGTTCCAAATCGTCTGGCTGATTCCGATCGTGTCGGCGCTGATCGGCGGCTGGCTCGCGGTCAAGGCGATCATGGAAAGAGGTCCGACGATCACCGTCACGTTCCAGAACGCCGAAGGGCTCGAGGCCGGCAAGACCAAGGTCAAGTACAAGGACGTCGAGATCGGCATGGTGAAGGCGGTGACGCTCGACAAGGACCTCAAGCGTGTCGTCGCCACGGCAGAGCTGGTGAAGGACTTCTCGCCACACCTCGTCGAAGATACGCGCTTCTGGGTGGTGCGGCCGCGCATCTCGGGCGGCACGGTGTCGGGACTGTCGACGCTGCTCTCCGGCTCGTACATCGGCGTGGATACCGGAAAATCGAACAAGCACCGCGCGAGCTTCGCGGGCCTCGAGACGCCGCCCATCGTCACTATCGACACCCCCGGGCGCGAGTTCACGCTCCGCAGCCACAACCTCGCGTCGATCGACAGCGGATCGCCGGTGTTCTTCCGCAAGCTCCAGGCCGGACAGGTGACGAGCTACCAGCTCGACAAGGACGGCAAGGGCGTCACGCTCAAGGTCTTCGTCAACGAGCCTTTCGTGCAGTTCGTCACCACCAACACGCGCTTCTTCAACGCGAGCGGGGTCGACCTCAAGCTCGACGCGAGCGGCATCGAGGTGCAGATGCAGTCGGTGGTGTCGCTGCTGCTCGGCGGCATCGCGTTCGAGACGCCCGACGATAACGGCCGCGTCGTGACCGCGGCGACGACCGAGACGCCGTTCAGGCTCTATCCGAACCGCGCCGAGGCGTTGAAGAACCCCGACACCGACCTCGCGAAGTTCGTGCTGGTCTTCAGCGAATCGGTGCGCGGTCTCGCGCCGGGCGCGCCGGTCGATTTCCGCGGGGTCGTGGTCGGCGAGGTGGTCGCCATCCGCGCCGACATCGATCCGAAGACGGGCCAGATCATCATACCGGTCGACGTCAACATCTACGCCGAGCGCATGCGGCTGCGCAGCCGCATCGCCGCCAAGGCGCCGGAGGCGCGCCAGGCTTTCATCGACCGCCTCGTCGACAAGGGACTGCGCGCGCAGCTTCGCACCGGCAGCCTGCTCACCGGCCAGCTCTACGTGGCGCTCGACTTCTTCCCGCAGGCGAAGAAGGCGCCGATGAACTGGGCGGCCACCCCGACGGTGCTGCCGACGACGCCCGGCGCGCGCCAGGAGCTGCAGCAGGCGATCGCGTCGGTCGCGGCGAAGATCGACCGCCTGCCGCTCGACGAGATCGCGCGCGACGCGCGCACCATGATGGGCAGCGCCGACAAGCTGATCAGACGCGTCGACACCGAGGTCACGCCCGACCTGCGGCAGACGCTGCAGAGCGGCACCAGGCTGCTCCAGCGCGTCGACGTCGAGGTCGTGCCCGAAGCCGGCCAGATGATCGTCGACGCACGCAAGGCGCTGGTCAGCGCCGACCGCATGCTCGCATCGGAGTCGCCGATCCAGCAGGATGCGCGATCGACGATGCGCGAAGTGCAGAAAGCCGCCCACGCGTTCCGCATGCTCGCCGATTACCTCGAGCGCAATCCGAGCGCGCTCCTCATGGGCAAGAAGGAGGACACGCCATGA
- a CDS encoding ATP-binding protein: MQLHAESASSRLARGRHRQTEQAAIEFERVLTRISTTFAGAPWHRVYQEVELALKDVLRSNAIDQACIVEVLAGNAGAYLRHVACVPGMPRVGEQLDYAAAFPWAYARTVGRGEAVAFARIEDAPPDARTDAATMRELGVRSLLHVPLRVDGRVRFVLTAGAKRRLLAWPLRTVNRLTALGEIFAHAIARAQAVAEQARAEQEIDELRTHQWHSARVAQTAPLVASLAHELCQPLAAILNNAQAGLRFLNHRDIDVDEIRDILADIVASNKRANEVLGALRAMLRRRGTTRTTFDIADAVGDVLALVRSELMTEQIDVDLSAAPEAYVHADKTQIEQVLLNLVMNSIDAMRALEGARRLNIAVSASDKTGIVVSVKDTGRGIPADRQPKVFEAFWTTKHKGLGVGLSLCRAIVESYGGRIWCEPNVPRGAAFRFSLPCTARAEDGVAM; the protein is encoded by the coding sequence ATGCAGCTTCACGCCGAAAGCGCATCGAGCCGGCTCGCGCGCGGCCGCCATCGGCAGACCGAGCAGGCGGCGATCGAATTCGAGCGCGTGCTCACGCGCATCTCCACGACGTTCGCGGGCGCGCCGTGGCACCGCGTCTACCAGGAAGTCGAGCTCGCGCTGAAGGACGTGCTGCGCTCGAACGCGATCGATCAAGCGTGCATCGTCGAAGTGCTTGCGGGCAACGCGGGCGCTTACCTGCGGCACGTCGCGTGCGTCCCCGGCATGCCGCGGGTCGGCGAGCAGCTCGATTACGCCGCGGCCTTTCCGTGGGCTTACGCGCGCACCGTCGGGCGCGGCGAGGCCGTCGCCTTCGCGCGCATCGAGGACGCTCCGCCGGACGCGCGCACCGACGCCGCCACGATGCGCGAGCTCGGCGTGCGCTCGCTGCTGCACGTGCCGCTGCGCGTCGACGGACGCGTGCGCTTCGTCCTCACCGCGGGCGCGAAGCGGCGGCTCCTCGCGTGGCCGCTGCGCACCGTCAACCGCCTCACCGCGCTGGGCGAGATCTTCGCGCACGCGATCGCGCGCGCGCAGGCGGTCGCCGAGCAGGCGCGCGCCGAGCAGGAGATCGACGAGCTGCGCACCCATCAATGGCACTCGGCGCGCGTCGCGCAGACCGCGCCGCTCGTCGCGTCGCTCGCGCACGAGCTCTGCCAGCCGCTCGCCGCGATCCTGAACAACGCGCAGGCGGGCCTGCGCTTCCTCAACCACCGCGACATCGACGTCGACGAGATCCGCGACATCCTCGCGGACATCGTCGCGTCGAACAAGCGCGCGAACGAGGTCCTCGGCGCGCTGCGCGCGATGCTGCGCAGGCGCGGCACCACGCGCACCACGTTCGACATCGCCGACGCGGTCGGCGACGTGCTCGCCCTGGTGCGCAGCGAGCTCATGACCGAGCAGATCGACGTCGACCTCTCGGCCGCGCCGGAGGCTTATGTCCATGCCGACAAGACCCAGATCGAGCAGGTGCTGCTCAACCTCGTGATGAACTCGATCGACGCGATGCGCGCGCTCGAAGGGGCGCGCCGCCTGAACATCGCGGTCTCGGCGAGCGACAAGACCGGGATCGTCGTCTCGGTGAAAGACACCGGCCGGGGGATACCGGCGGACAGGCAGCCGAAGGTTTTCGAGGCGTTCTGGACCACCAAGCACAAGGGTCTGGGGGTGGGGCTGTCGCTGTGCCGTGCGATCGTCGAATCGTACGGGGGCCGCATCTGGTGCGAGCCGAACGTGCCGCGCGGCGCGGCTTTCCGCTTCAGCCTGCCGTGCACGGCGCGAGCGGAAGACGGCGTGGCGATGTGA
- a CDS encoding paraquat-inducible protein A — protein MNDAALIACHECDLLQREIPLAEKAAARCARCGAVLYRNQPGGVERGLAFAAAAAMLFLLANVFPLVGLRVGGELVQTTLFGAARAVYLNGMKTVGVLVLITTVIAPLIELAAILWLLGPLLTRKRPPAGAAVFRALRASQPWRMAEVMMLGVLVALVKLAHLAEIVPGIALWSLATLVVLTAATLSSFEPRELWQRLDASR, from the coding sequence GTGAACGATGCCGCCCTCATCGCCTGCCACGAATGCGACCTGCTGCAGCGTGAAATCCCGCTCGCCGAGAAGGCGGCCGCGCGCTGCGCCCGCTGCGGCGCGGTGCTCTATCGCAACCAGCCCGGCGGCGTAGAGCGCGGTCTCGCGTTCGCCGCGGCGGCGGCGATGCTGTTCCTCCTGGCCAACGTGTTCCCGCTGGTGGGCCTGCGCGTCGGCGGCGAGCTCGTGCAGACGACGCTCTTCGGCGCGGCGCGCGCGGTGTATCTCAACGGCATGAAGACGGTCGGCGTGCTCGTGCTCATCACGACGGTGATCGCGCCGCTGATCGAGCTCGCCGCGATCCTGTGGCTGCTCGGACCGCTGCTCACGCGCAAGCGGCCTCCGGCCGGCGCGGCGGTGTTCCGCGCGCTGCGCGCATCGCAGCCGTGGCGCATGGCCGAGGTGATGATGCTCGGCGTGCTCGTCGCCCTGGTGAAGCTCGCGCACCTCGCCGAGATCGTTCCCGGCATCGCGCTGTGGTCGCTCGCGACGCTGGTCGTGCTGACCGCGGCGACGCTGTCGAGCTTCGAGCCGCGCGAGCTGTGGCAGAGACTGGATGCCTCGAGATGA
- a CDS encoding DUF3313 domain-containing protein: protein MRLRACVIAALLAAAAPAFAQGGEAAAKRPLNSGFLGDYSKLKPAPDREGVVSYVDPSAKIGGYNKILLRPAEVYISPSTSYKGVQPDALKRMTDTFLGSFRKALTPGYEIVTAPGPDVLEVRTAISGIQPVSAPMTPLDVLPAKVVFNLGRAAAGKAPQVVEMQAEMEVLDPSGKRVAAAVANRKGDKTLTQGDQITWDHLQAISDYWARNFRQRLDELRKAPQ from the coding sequence ATGAGACTGCGAGCGTGCGTCATCGCCGCGCTGCTCGCCGCGGCCGCGCCTGCGTTCGCGCAGGGCGGTGAGGCGGCGGCCAAGCGTCCCCTCAATTCGGGTTTCCTCGGCGATTACTCGAAGCTGAAGCCGGCGCCCGACCGCGAGGGCGTGGTGTCTTACGTCGACCCGTCGGCGAAGATCGGCGGCTACAACAAGATCCTGTTGAGGCCGGCCGAGGTGTACATCTCGCCGAGCACGTCGTACAAGGGCGTGCAGCCCGACGCGTTGAAGCGCATGACCGACACCTTCCTCGGGTCGTTCAGGAAAGCGCTGACCCCCGGCTACGAGATCGTCACCGCGCCGGGTCCGGACGTCCTCGAAGTCCGCACCGCGATCAGCGGCATCCAGCCGGTGTCCGCACCGATGACGCCGCTCGACGTCCTGCCGGCCAAGGTCGTGTTCAACCTCGGGCGCGCGGCGGCCGGCAAGGCGCCGCAGGTGGTCGAGATGCAGGCCGAGATGGAAGTGCTCGATCCGAGCGGCAAGCGCGTCGCGGCGGCAGTCGCCAATCGCAAGGGTGACAAGACGCTGACACAGGGAGACCAGATCACGTGGGACCACCTGCAGGCGATCAGCGACTACTGGGCCAGGAACTTCAGGCAGCGCCTCGACGAGCTGCGCAAGGCGCCGCAATGA
- a CDS encoding response regulator — protein sequence MKTEIEKGVTVFVIDDDDDARKGLSRLVRSAGWHVEDFGSAQAFLERLPYSGVGCVMLDVQMPGMTGPQLQDRMLESGVSLPIVYLTGHADVPMSVHAMKHGALDVLQKPADDAAIVQAIGAALARHELVAAADRERSDVYERIARLSPREREVMECVISGRLNKQIAGDLGITEKTVKAHRARVMEKLQTRSVAGLVRLCALAGIEPRDFGVARAEPRYRKEAFGSCG from the coding sequence ATGAAAACCGAAATCGAAAAAGGCGTCACCGTCTTCGTCATCGACGACGACGACGACGCGCGCAAAGGCCTGTCCCGCCTGGTGCGCAGCGCGGGCTGGCACGTCGAGGACTTCGGCTCGGCGCAGGCGTTCCTCGAGCGCCTGCCGTATTCGGGCGTCGGCTGCGTCATGCTGGACGTGCAGATGCCGGGCATGACCGGCCCGCAATTGCAGGACCGCATGCTCGAGAGCGGCGTGTCGCTGCCGATCGTGTATCTCACCGGCCACGCCGACGTGCCGATGAGCGTGCACGCCATGAAGCACGGCGCGCTCGACGTGCTGCAGAAGCCGGCGGACGATGCGGCGATCGTGCAGGCGATCGGGGCCGCTCTCGCGCGACACGAGCTCGTCGCCGCCGCCGACCGCGAGCGCAGCGACGTGTACGAACGCATCGCGAGACTGTCGCCGCGCGAGCGCGAGGTGATGGAGTGCGTGATCAGCGGGCGCCTCAACAAGCAGATCGCGGGCGATCTCGGCATCACCGAGAAGACGGTCAAGGCCCACCGCGCACGCGTCATGGAGAAGCTCCAGACGCGCTCGGTCGCCGGGCTGGTGCGCCTGTGCGCGCTCGCGGGCATCGAGCCGCGCGACTTCGGCGTCGCGCGCGCCGAGCCGCGCTACCGCAAGGAAGCGTTCGGGTCCTGCGGTTGA
- a CDS encoding PqiC family protein: MKRAAPSIVLALVLAACGASPRESFYTLSESSGDERASLASQDYGVVVGPVSIPDLVDRPQFVLRMSGGEVRIAEQVRWAEPLRDSIARAVASNLAHQLDNARVAPQTTRDPGESDYQVLLDVQRFDSVLSKAATLEVVWTLRRGRTGSPQIGRTRLSEVVTGSSYHDLVAAHTRALGEVSKRIAEAIRISRQNDLAAAPAGGPR; this comes from the coding sequence ATGAAGCGGGCCGCACCGTCGATCGTTTTGGCGCTCGTGCTCGCCGCGTGCGGCGCATCGCCCAGGGAATCGTTCTACACGCTCTCCGAAAGCTCGGGCGACGAGCGCGCGTCGCTCGCCTCGCAGGATTACGGCGTCGTCGTGGGGCCGGTGTCGATACCGGACCTCGTCGACCGGCCGCAGTTCGTGCTGCGCATGAGCGGCGGCGAAGTGCGCATCGCCGAGCAGGTGCGCTGGGCCGAGCCGCTCAGGGATTCGATCGCCCGCGCGGTCGCGTCCAACCTCGCTCATCAGCTCGACAACGCGCGCGTCGCGCCGCAGACCACGCGCGATCCCGGTGAGAGCGACTACCAGGTGCTGCTCGACGTACAGCGCTTCGATTCGGTGCTCAGCAAGGCGGCGACCCTCGAGGTGGTCTGGACGCTGAGGCGCGGCCGGACGGGCTCGCCCCAGATAGGACGCACGCGGCTGTCGGAAGTGGTCACCGGTTCGAGCTATCACGACCTCGTCGCGGCGCACACGCGCGCGCTCGGCGAGGTCTCGAAGCGCATCGCGGAGGCGATCCGCATCTCGCGCCAGAACGACCTCGCCGCGGCGCCCGCGGGCGGGCCGCGCTGA
- a CDS encoding efflux transporter outer membrane subunit codes for MSAVLNKALAACLLAVGISGCMLGPNYKRPEVQAPQSFRFAEGEARDLANTAWWEQFNDPALNELIRTALAENKDVKIAAARVEEFMGRFATTRSQLFPQIFGNASATREQLSRRSGVGQLPGVDPKATIYDVNLSAAWEIDVWGRVRRLTEAARADLLASEEGRRATILTLVASVATGYVSLLDLDQRLATVRATSTSRGESLRLFDLRFRNGVISELELAQNRSEYEDALARIPPIESAIAQQENALSVLLGRNPGPIARGTPLGALPLPGVPSGLPSDLLERRPDLRQAEQELIAANARIGAARALYFPTISLTGIFGSVSGQLSNLFSGSSKAWSYTGGATVPIFTAGGIAGVVKQSEAQQQQALLGYQKTIQTSFREVEDALVSHQKVREQLAAQARQVDSLRRYARLARLRYEGGFTSYIEVLDAERTLFDVELGYVQTQGSVFASLIDLYKAMGGGWVVTAERLTSAR; via the coding sequence ATGAGCGCCGTGCTGAACAAGGCCCTCGCCGCGTGCCTCCTGGCCGTGGGGATATCGGGCTGCATGCTCGGCCCGAACTACAAGCGGCCCGAGGTGCAGGCGCCGCAGAGCTTCAGGTTCGCCGAAGGCGAAGCCAGGGACCTCGCGAACACCGCGTGGTGGGAGCAGTTCAACGATCCGGCGCTGAACGAGCTCATCCGGACCGCGCTCGCCGAGAACAAGGACGTGAAGATCGCCGCCGCGCGCGTCGAGGAGTTCATGGGGCGCTTCGCGACCACGCGCTCGCAGCTCTTCCCGCAGATCTTCGGCAACGCGTCGGCCACGCGCGAGCAGCTGAGCCGGCGCAGCGGCGTGGGGCAGCTGCCCGGCGTCGATCCGAAAGCGACGATCTACGACGTGAACCTCTCCGCCGCGTGGGAGATCGACGTCTGGGGACGGGTGCGCCGGCTGACCGAGGCGGCGCGCGCCGACCTGCTCGCGAGCGAGGAAGGCCGCCGCGCGACCATACTCACGCTGGTCGCATCGGTCGCGACCGGTTACGTGAGCCTGCTCGACCTCGACCAGCGGCTCGCCACGGTGCGCGCCACCTCGACCAGCCGCGGCGAATCGCTGCGCCTGTTCGACCTGCGCTTCAGGAACGGCGTCATCTCCGAGCTCGAGCTCGCGCAGAACCGCTCCGAATACGAGGACGCGCTGGCGCGCATCCCGCCGATCGAGAGCGCGATCGCGCAGCAGGAGAACGCGCTGTCGGTGCTGCTCGGACGCAACCCCGGTCCGATCGCGCGCGGCACGCCGCTGGGCGCGCTGCCGCTGCCGGGCGTGCCCTCGGGCCTGCCGTCCGACCTGCTCGAACGCCGTCCCGACCTGCGCCAGGCGGAGCAGGAGCTCATCGCCGCCAACGCGCGCATCGGCGCGGCGCGCGCGCTGTATTTCCCGACGATCTCGCTGACCGGAATCTTCGGCAGCGTCAGCGGCCAGCTCTCCAACCTCTTCAGCGGCTCGTCGAAGGCATGGTCCTACACCGGCGGCGCAACGGTGCCGATCTTCACCGCCGGCGGCATCGCGGGGGTGGTCAAGCAGTCCGAGGCGCAGCAGCAGCAGGCGCTCCTCGGCTACCAGAAGACGATCCAGACTTCGTTCCGCGAAGTGGAAGACGCTCTCGTATCGCACCAGAAAGTCCGCGAGCAGCTGGCCGCGCAGGCGCGGCAGGTGGATTCGCTGCGGCGCTACGCGCGGCTCGCGAGGCTGCGCTACGAGGGCGGCTTCACCAGCTACATCGAGGTGCTGGACGCCGAGCGCACGCTGTTCGACGTCGAGCTCGGCTACGTCCAAACCCAGGGGTCGGTGTTCGCGTCGCTGATCGACCTGTACAAAGCGATGGGCGGCGGCTGGGTCGTCACCGCCGAGCGCCTCACTTCCGCCCGATAA